A single Phoenix dactylifera cultivar Barhee BC4 chromosome 1, palm_55x_up_171113_PBpolish2nd_filt_p, whole genome shotgun sequence DNA region contains:
- the LOC103701676 gene encoding heat shock factor-binding protein: MAASNPGSLKTEQESEGSTQSTADMTAFVQNLLVQMQTRFQSMSESIVSKIDEMGSKIDELEQSINDLKAEMGAEVATKPKSEEPKPPEESA, from the exons ATGGCTGCCTCCAACCCTGGGAGTCTCAAG ACTGAACAAGAATCTGAAGGTTCAACACAAAGTACTGCAGATATGACAGCATTT GTGCAAAATCTCCTTGTGCAGATG CAAACCAGATTCCAGTCAATGTCAGAGAGCATTGTTTCGAAGA TAGATGAAATGGGAAGCAAGATTGACGAACTGGAGCAGAGCATCAATGACCTCAAAGCTGAGATGGGGGCAGAAGTTGCAACCAAGCCAAAATCTGAAGAACCCAAGCCTCCTGAAGAGTCAGCATAA